From Aminivibrio sp., the proteins below share one genomic window:
- a CDS encoding DinB family protein, producing MRNIVNGLKGYHDRGMEFLFRLIDECPDDLWTRKGGGFFFWQQVYHAFFCVDYFLLPPDGEMVEKPFGRAVAMFSEVPPAPPSKETVKEFGVAMKKKADEWIASLDDESLALRHEGMTARKKAETCNGAVFASLCGHTMYHVGCLDSVLREHGLKGVY from the coding sequence ATGAGAAATATTGTGAACGGTTTGAAGGGGTATCATGACCGGGGGATGGAGTTTCTTTTCAGGCTGATCGACGAATGCCCGGACGACCTCTGGACCCGGAAGGGCGGCGGGTTTTTTTTCTGGCAGCAGGTGTACCATGCTTTCTTCTGCGTGGACTATTTCCTTCTCCCGCCGGACGGGGAGATGGTGGAAAAACCCTTCGGACGGGCCGTGGCCATGTTCAGCGAAGTGCCCCCGGCGCCTCCATCGAAGGAGACCGTGAAGGAATTCGGCGTCGCCATGAAGAAAAAGGCGGACGAGTGGATCGCTTCCCTCGACGACGAGTCCCTTGCACTCAGGCATGAGGGAATGACGGCCCGGAAGAAGGCGGAAACGTGCAACGGCGCTGTTTTTGCCTCCCTGTGCGGGCATACTATGTACCATGTCGGCTGCCTTGATTCGGTGCTCCGGGAACATGGCCTGAAGGGAGTCTACTGA